A stretch of Spirosoma oryzicola DNA encodes these proteins:
- a CDS encoding phage integrase SAM-like domain-containing protein has product MYNSLFINFYFRKSTTDATLGSVNVRVTVNGKRITLGTVTSVADSSLPKSVMIQRDHWDKRKLKVKPQSPHAVLLNKAIADCEQKLQKVYAQHESFDQKMTANGLKGVVKHGQRMLLTFPALIDKFLEERIALKTKASTVNTYRFKTRPLLSFLESEGSLDLPAVDFTPGTLKRYRTYLITQRGNSDRNADKSCQVVKTLLLWAAESELIHKNPLMNIRIRVDKTPNLECVTQEELTVLREAVLLPQMREVADCFEFACYTGLAYQDMKTLSPKNLQLVEGKHCIVGYRMKTGTEYCIPVTERVWALMDKYEGVNLPLPALDDYNPLLRQIMFTVGIDKRITSHTARKTFADWCINEVGLSEEATIVAMGQKNAKELTPYRKTRPKRLLAEFPTDLMRRQIDRVPFKQIVKAS; this is encoded by the coding sequence ATGTATAATTCATTATTCATCAATTTCTATTTCCGTAAGTCTACTACGGACGCTACGCTCGGCTCGGTCAACGTTCGGGTAACAGTCAACGGTAAACGCATAACGCTCGGTACGGTTACATCAGTAGCCGATTCCAGCCTGCCTAAGTCGGTTATGATTCAGCGCGATCATTGGGATAAGCGCAAGCTGAAAGTAAAACCCCAAAGTCCACACGCTGTATTGCTTAATAAGGCCATTGCCGACTGTGAGCAGAAACTACAGAAGGTCTACGCGCAGCACGAAAGCTTCGATCAGAAAATGACGGCTAACGGCTTGAAGGGTGTCGTCAAACACGGTCAGCGGATGCTACTCACCTTTCCCGCTTTAATCGACAAGTTTCTCGAAGAGCGGATAGCCCTAAAAACCAAAGCGTCAACTGTGAATACCTATCGGTTTAAAACGCGCCCGCTGTTATCGTTCTTAGAGTCTGAGGGTTCTTTGGACCTGCCCGCCGTTGACTTTACACCCGGAACGCTCAAACGCTACCGGACGTACTTAATTACCCAGCGGGGTAACTCGGATCGCAACGCCGACAAAAGCTGTCAGGTGGTGAAAACGCTACTCTTATGGGCCGCTGAAAGTGAACTAATCCACAAAAACCCCTTGATGAACATTCGGATCAGGGTTGACAAAACGCCCAACCTGGAATGTGTGACGCAAGAGGAATTGACTGTTTTGCGGGAAGCGGTCTTACTCCCTCAAATGCGGGAAGTGGCTGACTGTTTCGAGTTTGCTTGCTACACAGGACTAGCTTATCAGGACATGAAAACCCTGTCTCCTAAGAACCTGCAACTGGTGGAGGGTAAACACTGTATAGTAGGTTACCGGATGAAAACGGGTACGGAGTATTGTATTCCGGTTACGGAGCGGGTTTGGGCCTTGATGGACAAGTACGAAGGGGTCAACCTGCCTTTGCCCGCGCTTGATGATTATAACCCGTTACTCCGGCAAATCATGTTCACCGTAGGCATTGACAAACGGATTACGTCACACACGGCCCGTAAGACCTTCGCGGATTGGTGTATCAACGAAGTGGGGCTCAGTGAGGAAGCTACGATTGTGGCAATGGGTCAGAAAAACGCCAAGGAGCTAACCCCGTACCGCAAGACCAGACCTAAACGGTTGCTCGCTGAGTTCCCTACGGACTTGATGCGTCGACAGATTGATCGGGTTCCGTTTAAGCAGATCGTTAAAGCGTCGTAA
- a CDS encoding HNH endonuclease, which yields MGASKAVRKGGKTALSQSIRRLEEYEHWKRSVFLRDRFTCQHCGARNGRKRVIEADHIKSFSSLLAEHGIDSIGKAKECLELWEVSNGRTLCHTCHQKTDSYPRNFVDKPKKKKRNARKKEGI from the coding sequence ATGGGGGCTTCTAAAGCGGTGAGAAAGGGTGGCAAAACTGCCCTTTCTCAGTCGATCCGTAGGCTAGAAGAATACGAACACTGGAAACGTTCGGTTTTCCTTCGAGATCGGTTCACTTGTCAGCATTGCGGAGCGCGGAACGGTCGCAAGCGAGTAATTGAAGCTGACCACATTAAAAGCTTTTCTAGTCTACTCGCTGAACACGGAATTGACAGCATAGGAAAAGCTAAAGAGTGCTTGGAGTTGTGGGAGGTTTCCAACGGGCGAACCCTTTGCCATACCTGCCACCAAAAGACCGATAGTTATCCACGAAACTTTGTCGATAAACCCAAAAAGAAGAAACGAAATGCCAGGAAAAAAGAAGGAATTTAG
- a CDS encoding tyrosine-type recombinase/integrase, giving the protein MNSLSPLLSRRERLRISVRFRLRPGQTSDKPRQLYIRLKVDGTTCADYSSGVYVQVDKWNSQAQKLIGYSKLAQEANQELEAIVAEHKTLLAELMRLQKAGILVQSPTAEVVKQHWTRKTTLVPTLLAAYDQQLTYLRSLDGTPDAREKRTLDKWENGKQHLTAYIEEQKQGRLTADLITPLWAEGYYHWLIKRPLGLASAARYVGYLRASINHLVASQQIARNPIENYYPDKGKDKPVYFLESVHLERLWGLEVTGLPTLALVRDWLLLMCYTGMDQPDLERYVVNPSAFEQPTESGSMILINRGKTDLTACVPLLPEVNRILSLYPNGIPTLTNQAMNRWTKIVQQQIGFDERLTTKICRKTAGALFLRLGFRIEEVSKVLGHSSIQTTLRNYVRVTSAMVEAGMRRVQASGGSQYPFKHMHKAS; this is encoded by the coding sequence ATGAATAGTCTGTCTCCCCTTCTGTCACGGCGCGAACGTTTACGTATATCCGTTCGCTTTCGGCTTCGTCCCGGCCAAACCAGCGATAAACCGCGTCAACTCTACATTCGACTGAAAGTTGATGGTACAACGTGTGCTGACTATAGCAGTGGGGTCTACGTACAAGTTGACAAATGGAACTCTCAGGCGCAAAAGCTTATCGGCTATTCCAAACTAGCTCAAGAAGCCAATCAGGAACTAGAAGCTATTGTAGCCGAACACAAAACGTTACTTGCTGAACTAATGCGCTTGCAAAAGGCGGGTATACTGGTTCAGTCCCCAACGGCGGAGGTTGTCAAACAGCATTGGACGCGGAAAACAACCTTAGTGCCCACCCTACTAGCGGCCTACGATCAACAGTTGACCTATTTACGTTCGCTGGACGGTACGCCCGATGCCAGAGAAAAACGAACGCTTGACAAATGGGAAAACGGCAAGCAGCACTTAACGGCTTACATCGAAGAACAAAAGCAGGGACGGTTAACAGCGGATTTGATAACCCCTTTGTGGGCCGAAGGCTACTATCATTGGCTTATCAAACGACCACTCGGTTTAGCGTCAGCGGCTCGGTATGTGGGCTACTTACGGGCAAGTATTAATCACTTGGTAGCCAGTCAGCAAATTGCCCGTAACCCGATTGAGAACTACTATCCCGACAAAGGCAAAGACAAGCCGGTTTACTTTCTGGAAAGCGTTCATTTAGAGCGGCTGTGGGGGTTAGAAGTTACGGGCTTGCCTACCCTGGCTTTAGTAAGAGATTGGCTTTTGTTGATGTGCTATACAGGCATGGATCAACCGGATTTAGAACGCTATGTGGTTAATCCGTCTGCGTTTGAGCAACCCACCGAATCGGGTAGTATGATCCTGATAAACCGGGGTAAAACCGATTTGACCGCTTGCGTTCCACTACTCCCCGAAGTTAACCGCATACTCTCGCTGTACCCAAACGGTATTCCTACCCTGACGAATCAGGCGATGAACCGCTGGACCAAGATCGTACAGCAGCAGATTGGTTTTGATGAACGACTAACAACCAAGATTTGCCGTAAAACGGCGGGGGCTTTATTTCTCCGCTTAGGCTTTCGGATTGAAGAGGTGAGCAAGGTATTAGGCCATTCTTCCATACAAACCACGCTCCGCAACTATGTACGAGTGACAAGCGCAATGGTTGAAGCGGGTATGCGTAGGGTTCAAGCGTCGGGCGGTAGTCAGTACCCCTTTAAGCACATGCACAAAGCGTCTTAA
- a CDS encoding antA/AntB antirepressor family protein has translation MQELIQVTTGGQGQPVVAARELYEFLGLNKAAFARWAKKNIENNTFAREGEDWEGFNTMLNGNEVKDYALTLDFAKRLSMLARTEKGEQARRYFLDCEKKLNGPAVPSTEQVLIQLVAQSNQLLANQQEQLNQLRADMDSIMRGQRPTSQSRKQIARPTPHLVGPPKGPIPGNGLRQAINRKVIEYCGYHGAEQGATYNYLYRRMNEVYVINVYRLIRVGGESLLDALERYGHLEKLYSLIMAELTYVEE, from the coding sequence ATGCAAGAGCTAATTCAAGTAACTACAGGTGGGCAAGGTCAACCCGTAGTAGCGGCCCGTGAACTGTATGAATTTCTCGGCCTCAACAAAGCGGCTTTTGCTCGGTGGGCAAAGAAGAACATTGAGAACAACACCTTTGCTCGAGAGGGTGAAGATTGGGAGGGGTTCAACACAATGTTGAACGGTAATGAAGTCAAAGACTACGCGCTGACTTTAGATTTTGCCAAACGGTTAAGCATGTTGGCACGAACCGAAAAGGGCGAACAAGCAAGACGCTACTTTCTGGACTGCGAAAAGAAGCTTAATGGCCCCGCCGTTCCTTCGACCGAGCAAGTTCTAATCCAACTGGTAGCCCAAAGCAATCAGCTACTCGCCAACCAGCAGGAGCAACTTAACCAACTTCGCGCCGATATGGATTCTATTATGCGCGGTCAACGTCCAACGTCCCAATCCCGCAAGCAGATTGCGCGGCCAACCCCTCATTTAGTTGGCCCACCAAAAGGTCCAATTCCTGGCAACGGTTTACGTCAGGCTATCAACCGCAAGGTTATTGAGTACTGCGGCTATCACGGAGCCGAACAAGGAGCCACTTACAATTACTTATACCGTCGAATGAATGAGGTGTATGTAATCAATGTGTACCGGCTTATTCGAGTAGGCGGAGAGAGCTTGTTAGACGCTTTAGAGCGGTACGGCCATTTAGAAAAGCTGTACTCACTGATTATGGCCGAACTGACCTACGTAGAAGAATGA
- a CDS encoding helix-turn-helix domain-containing protein: protein MSEITEQVGNQIREARKRRGLTLKELGEKVGVSESVMSRYEKGKINFTVDSLQKISSELGTKLNINLSTD from the coding sequence ATGTCAGAGATAACAGAACAGGTCGGGAATCAGATTAGGGAAGCCAGAAAGCGCAGAGGATTGACTTTGAAAGAGCTAGGCGAAAAAGTTGGCGTTTCTGAGTCTGTAATGAGCAGATACGAAAAAGGTAAAATCAACTTCACTGTTGATTCGCTTCAAAAAATCTCATCAGAATTAGGCACAAAGCTTAATATTAACCTAAGCACGGATTAA
- a CDS encoding IS3 family transposase (programmed frameshift) gives MKQARFTESQIVAILKQQDSGQTVTQITRQHGISEATFYNWRAKYGGMQVSEVKRLKELEDENRRLKKMYAELSLQNEIIKEALGKKVVRPAQRREVVRWMVDYKQISQRKACHWVGLSRNAVAEPAAIRDKDKALCCRIEQLARRHKQWGVLKIYRRLRKQGELVNHKRVRRLYKKLGLSLRRKTKKRLPEAVRKPLPKATACNQCWSLDFTSDHLTRGRKFRTLNVVDDYNRQALGIEVDYSLPAQRVTRLLDRLVEQYGKPERLRSDNGPEFISKALQDWCLDKEVSLHWIEPGKPTQNAYIERFNGTFRREVLDAHIFTSIRQVRQIVAGWLVEYNTERPHQALKFMTPVEYRQAA, from the exons ATGAAACAGGCACGATTCACCGAATCGCAAATCGTAGCGATTCTTAAGCAACAGGATAGCGGACAGACCGTCACGCAGATCACCCGTCAACATGGCATCAGCGAGGCCACGTTTTATAATTGGCGAGCCAAGTATGGCGGTATGCAGGTCTCCGAAGTAAAGCGCCTTAAAGAGCTGGAAGACGAAAATCGGCGGCTAAAGAAGATGTATGCCGAGCTGAGTTTACAAAACGAAATCATCAAGGAGGCACTGG GCAAAAAAGTGGTGAGGCCCGCCCAACGTCGAGAAGTAGTCAGGTGGATGGTTGACTACAAACAGATTAGTCAACGTAAAGCCTGTCACTGGGTGGGTCTGAGTCGCAACGCAGTGGCTGAGCCAGCCGCCATCAGAGACAAGGACAAAGCGCTGTGTTGTCGGATTGAGCAGTTGGCTCGACGCCATAAACAGTGGGGTGTGCTCAAGATTTATCGCCGGTTGCGCAAGCAGGGGGAGCTAGTGAATCATAAGCGGGTCAGGCGATTATACAAAAAGTTAGGATTGAGTTTACGACGAAAGACGAAAAAGCGTCTACCCGAGGCTGTGCGTAAGCCGCTGCCCAAAGCCACGGCTTGCAATCAATGCTGGTCGCTGGATTTTACGTCGGACCACTTAACCAGGGGTCGCAAGTTTCGCACCCTGAATGTGGTGGACGATTATAACCGACAAGCCTTGGGCATCGAAGTGGATTATTCACTACCCGCTCAACGAGTCACCCGGTTATTAGATCGGTTAGTGGAGCAGTATGGTAAACCTGAGCGGTTACGCAGTGATAATGGACCCGAGTTTATCAGTAAGGCATTGCAGGATTGGTGCTTGGATAAGGAAGTGAGCTTGCATTGGATCGAACCGGGCAAACCCACGCAGAATGCATATATCGAACGGTTCAACGGGACGTTTCGCCGGGAGGTGTTAGATGCTCATATTTTTACGAGTATCCGGCAGGTACGTCAAATAGTGGCGGGGTGGTTAGTGGAGTACAACACGGAACGGCCTCACCAAGCATTGAAGTTTATGACGCCGGTTGAGTACCGCCAGGCGGCTTGA
- a CDS encoding T9SS type A sorting domain-containing protein yields MLKRLIFLVSLPAALSAQNIYTPNNTLVPPASYFSYNYSQSQLNSFQSDVQNGYYGSSCVVVSNSSNAYNCHGYAWNMFQVNGRQVALDDPNYGAVSTYINDNSYISTSNSSLYRVRVRYSGDHSAVVTAIANRYLSKWGAGPVVRHAPGDVPPSYYSAYAYYQCNFSSYLTSAQLDNGPIYYGSSPSFVATTGSHSLNVSASYSPDYTFSTYPAPMPGISIYAQSGNNVYFDKPAYNQQGRYIFVTMNNGCATSSTQTGIYIGDPSGARMAAYPIPASNEVNVRIENIAGLPNEGNNLTKRGKNSEAAKNLYVYDESNNLIGDYSHEVNQADIKVDVRHLKPGTYYLKAVFDNNTSETKRFVVK; encoded by the coding sequence ATGCTAAAACGTTTAATCTTCCTTGTTAGCCTTCCTGCCGCTTTATCGGCACAAAATATCTACACACCGAATAATACACTTGTTCCCCCTGCATCTTACTTCTCCTACAACTATTCCCAATCGCAGTTGAACTCATTTCAAAGTGATGTTCAAAATGGCTATTACGGAAGTAGTTGCGTAGTAGTTTCGAACTCCTCTAATGCGTATAACTGTCATGGTTATGCTTGGAATATGTTTCAGGTCAACGGAAGACAAGTTGCTTTGGATGATCCCAACTATGGAGCAGTGAGTACATATATAAACGATAACAGCTACATTTCTACTTCTAACTCAAGCTTATACCGAGTAAGAGTAAGGTATAGTGGGGATCACTCTGCTGTTGTAACAGCTATAGCGAATAGGTATTTATCAAAATGGGGTGCGGGTCCAGTGGTTAGACACGCTCCTGGAGATGTTCCACCATCTTACTATTCAGCTTATGCCTACTATCAATGTAACTTTTCGTCTTACTTGACATCTGCTCAATTGGATAACGGCCCAATTTATTACGGATCGTCACCCTCTTTTGTTGCCACAACGGGTTCACATAGTTTAAATGTTTCGGCTTCGTATAGTCCAGATTATACATTCTCGACATATCCTGCTCCAATGCCAGGCATTTCGATCTATGCACAATCTGGCAACAATGTATATTTCGATAAACCTGCTTATAATCAACAGGGTAGATACATTTTTGTCACAATGAATAATGGTTGCGCCACTTCATCCACTCAAACGGGTATCTATATTGGTGATCCTTCAGGAGCTAGAATGGCGGCTTATCCTATTCCAGCGTCAAATGAAGTTAATGTGCGGATTGAGAATATAGCGGGCCTGCCAAATGAAGGCAACAACTTAACTAAAAGAGGAAAAAATAGCGAAGCGGCCAAAAACCTGTACGTATACGACGAAAGCAACAATCTAATTGGTGATTACAGTCATGAAGTTAATCAGGCAGATATTAAGGTTGACGTCAGACACCTCAAGCCTGGGACTTACTATCTCAAAGCTGTTTTTGACAATAACACCTCAGAAACAAAGCGCTTTGTTGTTAAGTAA
- a CDS encoding LytR/AlgR family response regulator transcription factor, whose protein sequence is MQTAHTTVHCLAVSVGQLVRYVPASLILRIEGCGNYSWVYTRNGERYLVSKTLSHLELQVPTFWRVHKSHLVNPQYIQDCIASVRRNSLLKLNNNQSVTVARRLKATVCRLLKEKPRTATSLRNLGTGSIVPQSNHEIR, encoded by the coding sequence ATGCAAACGGCACATACTACGGTTCATTGCCTCGCTGTAAGTGTAGGGCAACTGGTTCGCTACGTTCCCGCTAGTTTGATCTTGCGTATAGAGGGCTGCGGTAACTACTCGTGGGTTTATACGAGAAACGGAGAACGGTATTTAGTCAGCAAAACGCTATCACACTTGGAACTCCAAGTGCCTACTTTCTGGCGGGTTCACAAGTCGCATTTGGTCAATCCACAGTACATACAGGACTGTATTGCGTCGGTTCGGAGAAACAGCCTTTTGAAGCTTAACAATAACCAGTCGGTCACAGTAGCGCGTCGCTTGAAAGCAACGGTTTGCCGACTCTTAAAAGAAAAACCCCGTACCGCTACAAGCCTGAGAAACTTAGGTACGGGGTCGATAGTGCCACAATCTAACCATGAAATCAGATGA